A window of the Isosphaera pallida ATCC 43644 genome harbors these coding sequences:
- a CDS encoding inositol monophosphatase family protein — MTDSMSRISRAGSQPPFYHPPAFAEELAFARQLAAQASAVALERCRHLSPREKANRSFVTDLDLDVERLLRDRLAARFPEDALTGEEHDREGGDGPRRWSIDPIDGTGNLVHGLPLWAISIGLLVESPSGDGESAAESESSPPHPVVGVIAIPPLGETFWAVQGGGAWLDDQPLPPLAEWDAESFHPQDNVSLSTNALRRLDPRRVPGRIRDLGAACVELAFLAAGRLRAAVFLGEAEHDLAAGAVLLGEVGASIRRLDAEGTRLTPARLVAETPVRIPTLLGPRGRVDALFERLDPYATT; from the coding sequence GTGACGGATTCGATGTCGAGGATCAGCCGCGCTGGCTCACAGCCCCCGTTTTATCACCCCCCGGCGTTTGCCGAGGAACTGGCCTTCGCGCGGCAACTCGCCGCCCAGGCTTCGGCGGTAGCCTTGGAACGCTGCCGGCATCTTTCGCCACGAGAAAAGGCCAACCGGAGTTTCGTCACCGATCTGGATCTCGACGTGGAACGGTTGCTGCGGGATCGTCTCGCCGCAAGGTTTCCCGAGGACGCGCTGACTGGTGAGGAACACGACCGCGAAGGGGGCGACGGTCCACGTCGCTGGTCGATCGACCCAATCGATGGCACTGGCAACCTCGTGCATGGTTTGCCCCTTTGGGCGATCAGTATCGGCTTGTTGGTGGAGTCGCCAAGTGGGGACGGGGAATCGGCGGCCGAGTCGGAGTCGTCGCCGCCGCATCCGGTGGTGGGCGTCATCGCCATTCCCCCTCTGGGCGAGACATTCTGGGCGGTTCAGGGCGGCGGGGCTTGGCTCGACGATCAGCCGCTGCCACCGTTGGCGGAGTGGGATGCCGAGTCCTTTCATCCCCAGGACAACGTCAGCCTCTCGACCAACGCCTTGAGGCGGCTAGACCCTCGCAGGGTGCCCGGACGGATTCGAGACCTTGGGGCTGCCTGCGTTGAACTGGCGTTTCTTGCCGCCGGCCGTCTGCGGGCCGCCGTCTTCTTAGGCGAGGCCGAACACGATCTGGCCGCCGGCGCGGTGCTGCTCGGCGAGGTCGGCGCGTCGATTCGCCGGCTCGACGCCGAGGGAACCCGGTTGACCCCAGCCCGTTTGGTCGCCGAAACTCCTGTGCGGATTCCCACCCTGCTCGGTCCCCGCGGGCGGGTGGACGCGCTATTTGAGCGTTTGGATCCATACGCGACCACCTAA
- a CDS encoding PSD1 and planctomycete cytochrome C domain-containing protein encodes MSPQTTSALPGLIALLVWVGSIGEPTFQPLHAEPSADARVVSPNRRDQTMQENDRRQVRDLLERRCVACHREGNAKGGLALDSLDGLRRGGAGGPAIEPDDLEASLLLDKITPTAPDQRAEMPKSGPPLTPEETAILRRWILQAAPWPGDSPDQRLAATESEPPAPAAEDWWSLRPLARPEVPEVAEVPATFPIRNPIDAFILQRLQAEGLSPNPSADRTTLLRRLSFDLTGLPPTPEEIDAFVNDPASDDDALETVADRLLDSPAYGERWARHWLDVVHYADTHGFDKDKPRPHAWPYRDWIIHALNTDLPYDQFLRLQLAGDALAPNDPDAIAATGFVVAGPWDFVGQVELREGTVEKEKTRVLDRDDLVTNALSTFTSVTVHCARCHNHRFDPIPQDDYYRLQAVFAGVERGDRPWPSRQRAQRLAHLEQRRADLSAQRDQLDQQLFQSLPAEAVEIHTRLEALNSQQADLNTAVESGEVVSRTHGYHSAISPTPNPATPKWVRVLWTPPRRLTEIRLVPARPTDFPDTPGFGFPVRYRVELIQPNGHRLVIADLQDNDQPNPGHDPVVLRCEPTEAIGVEVVASRLRERANDYILALGELQAVDADGRPLVNPDPSANPDAGRVEALDSIESSRWSRDFLIDGFDSRFHLDAEPFTQRVALASERIDLQRQLDQILDQNPNLAQIQRQRDAVAARLDKTVQEITTLSIDYVYGIRSTSPRPIHLLHRGEVEQPRHLVGPGALSALEPLGLPFEFDPNLDDPGRRLALANWLSDPRNVLTWRSIVNRVWHFHFGRGLVATPNDFGRNGATPSHPELLDWLAVCFRDDLNGSLKRLHRWIVTSSTYRQSSQADEARAAIDADNRLLWRAPRSRLDAESIRDAMLLASGALDRTMGGPGFQPFRFQDDHSPTYDHLDPAHALAPQTRRRTIYRFVVRSVPHPWIDCLDGADPNQSTPVRTITTTPLQALALWNDPFTLEQAQLMAQRLEQRHGADALQAALIDATRWTWGRVPTDDQLASLTQHAQRYGLAATIRVLFNTSAFLFVD; translated from the coding sequence ATGTCGCCTCAAACCACATCGGCCTTACCTGGTCTGATCGCGTTGCTGGTCTGGGTCGGTTCGATTGGCGAACCGACGTTTCAGCCCCTCCACGCCGAACCGTCGGCCGACGCCCGAGTGGTCTCGCCAAACCGCCGAGATCAAACGATGCAGGAAAACGATCGGCGTCAGGTCCGCGACCTTTTAGAACGACGCTGCGTGGCCTGTCACCGCGAAGGCAACGCCAAGGGTGGGTTGGCCTTGGACTCTCTGGACGGTCTACGGCGGGGCGGAGCAGGCGGACCAGCAATCGAGCCAGACGACCTCGAAGCCAGCCTGTTGCTGGACAAGATCACCCCAACCGCGCCGGATCAACGCGCCGAGATGCCCAAATCCGGCCCACCGCTAACCCCAGAAGAGACTGCGATCCTGCGGCGTTGGATTCTCCAAGCCGCGCCCTGGCCGGGCGACTCGCCCGACCAACGCCTCGCCGCCACCGAGAGCGAACCGCCAGCGCCTGCCGCAGAGGATTGGTGGTCGCTGCGTCCTCTGGCGCGTCCCGAAGTTCCCGAGGTCGCCGAGGTTCCGGCCACCTTCCCGATCCGCAATCCGATCGACGCCTTCATCCTGCAACGGCTTCAAGCCGAGGGCCTCTCTCCCAACCCATCCGCCGATCGAACCACCTTGCTCCGTCGTCTGAGCTTCGACCTGACCGGCCTACCGCCCACGCCCGAGGAGATCGACGCCTTCGTAAACGATCCGGCCTCCGACGACGACGCCCTCGAAACCGTGGCGGATCGGCTGCTCGACTCGCCCGCCTACGGCGAACGCTGGGCGCGTCACTGGCTGGACGTGGTTCACTACGCCGACACTCACGGCTTCGACAAAGACAAACCCCGTCCCCACGCCTGGCCCTACCGCGATTGGATCATCCACGCGCTCAACACCGACCTGCCTTACGATCAGTTCTTGCGACTCCAACTCGCCGGCGACGCCCTGGCTCCCAACGACCCCGACGCAATTGCTGCCACCGGCTTCGTGGTGGCCGGTCCCTGGGACTTCGTCGGTCAGGTCGAACTCCGCGAAGGTACCGTCGAGAAGGAAAAGACCCGCGTGCTGGACCGCGACGACCTCGTAACGAATGCCCTCTCCACCTTCACCAGCGTGACGGTCCATTGCGCTCGTTGCCACAACCACCGCTTCGACCCAATCCCCCAAGACGATTACTACCGCCTCCAAGCGGTCTTCGCCGGGGTTGAACGAGGCGACCGCCCCTGGCCGTCGCGTCAGCGCGCCCAACGCCTCGCTCACCTGGAACAACGACGCGCCGACCTGAGCGCGCAGCGCGACCAACTCGACCAACAGCTGTTCCAAAGCCTGCCCGCCGAAGCCGTTGAAATCCACACGCGCCTGGAAGCGCTGAACTCCCAGCAGGCCGACCTGAACACCGCGGTCGAGAGCGGCGAGGTAGTCTCCCGAACTCATGGCTACCACTCGGCCATCTCGCCCACGCCCAACCCCGCTACCCCCAAGTGGGTCCGAGTCCTCTGGACGCCACCCCGACGCCTAACTGAAATCCGTCTGGTTCCAGCCCGTCCTACCGACTTCCCCGACACCCCCGGCTTCGGCTTCCCGGTCCGCTATCGGGTCGAACTGATCCAACCCAACGGTCACCGCCTGGTCATCGCCGACCTTCAGGACAACGACCAACCCAACCCCGGCCACGATCCAGTGGTGTTGCGTTGCGAACCAACCGAGGCGATCGGCGTCGAAGTGGTGGCGTCACGTTTGCGCGAACGCGCCAACGACTACATCCTCGCGCTTGGGGAACTTCAGGCCGTTGACGCCGATGGCCGCCCCTTGGTCAATCCCGACCCCTCAGCCAATCCCGACGCCGGACGGGTCGAAGCGCTCGATTCGATCGAATCCAGCCGCTGGAGCCGCGACTTCCTCATCGACGGCTTCGATAGCCGCTTCCATCTCGACGCTGAACCGTTCACTCAACGAGTCGCCCTGGCGTCCGAACGTATTGACCTGCAAAGACAGCTTGACCAGATTCTCGACCAGAATCCCAACCTCGCCCAAATCCAACGCCAACGCGACGCCGTCGCTGCGCGCCTCGATAAAACCGTTCAAGAAATCACAACTCTTTCAATCGATTATGTTTATGGAATTCGATCAACTTCTCCCCGGCCCATCCACCTGCTACACCGCGGCGAGGTTGAACAGCCCCGCCACTTGGTCGGTCCCGGCGCGCTTTCGGCGCTGGAGCCGCTGGGTCTGCCGTTTGAGTTCGACCCCAACCTCGATGACCCCGGACGACGCCTGGCTCTGGCCAACTGGTTGAGCGATCCCCGCAACGTCCTCACTTGGCGTTCGATCGTTAATCGGGTCTGGCACTTCCATTTCGGCCGCGGATTGGTCGCCACCCCCAACGACTTCGGCCGTAACGGCGCGACCCCCAGTCACCCCGAACTGCTCGACTGGCTGGCGGTCTGCTTCCGCGACGACCTGAACGGTTCGCTCAAACGGTTGCATCGGTGGATCGTAACGAGTTCCACCTATCGTCAATCCTCCCAAGCGGACGAGGCGCGGGCCGCCATTGATGCCGACAATCGCCTGCTTTGGCGCGCGCCTCGATCGCGTCTGGACGCCGAGTCGATCCGCGACGCCATGTTGCTGGCCTCCGGCGCGCTTGATCGAACGATGGGCGGACCCGGTTTCCAACCCTTCCGATTCCAGGACGACCACTCGCCGACTTACGACCATCTCGACCCCGCCCACGCGCTGGCTCCCCAAACCCGTCGGCGGACCATCTACCGCTTTGTCGTCCGCAGCGTCCCTCACCCTTGGATTGACTGCCTCGACGGAGCTGACCCCAATCAAAGCACCCCAGTTCGCACGATCACAACCACACCCTTGCAAGCCTTGGCGCTGTGGAACGATCCATTCACTCTGGAACAAGCCCAACTCATGGCCCAACGCCTAGAGCAACGTCACGGCGCAGATGCGCTTCAAGCCGCCCTCATCGATGCGACGCGCTGGACCTGGGGGCGAGTTCCCACCGACGACCAACTCGCCAGCCTCACTCAACACGCTCAACGGTACGGCTTGGCGGCCACCATCCGGGTATTGTTCAACACCAGCGCGTTTCTGTTCGTTGATTGA
- a CDS encoding RluA family pseudouridine synthase, with amino-acid sequence MTRSPRPDPPRWRRIVQPPPIIGPLVRLDKLVAQRFGLSRRAAGDAVLNGRIDLEGQLCDEPGRLVPPESVLRFNPNRPKERKVVTAKLDILFEDRHLLIVNKPAGLLTLETEARETDTLRGRVLKHQSLRRRGRPFVGIVHRLDRETSGAIALALTPEAMKPLQALFRSHAVERRYLAIVAGAVAEDHGVVEAAIVSRPGEVRRRLARPGDPDARDALTRFRVLERFGCDASLLACELETGRGHQIRVHLASIGHPVLGDRLYAPRKDKHAFQGGSGTILFDRQALHAETLGLVHPVAGGTVWVEAPPPGDFRKLIARLRHANDPQRRSAARHSDR; translated from the coding sequence ATGACTCGATCGCCCCGCCCCGACCCGCCACGATGGCGACGGATCGTCCAACCGCCGCCCATAATCGGCCCCCTCGTGCGGCTCGACAAGCTAGTCGCCCAGCGGTTTGGACTCTCCCGACGCGCTGCCGGGGACGCGGTCCTCAACGGGCGGATCGACCTGGAGGGCCAACTTTGCGACGAGCCGGGCCGCCTGGTCCCACCCGAGTCCGTTCTACGTTTCAACCCGAACCGTCCCAAGGAACGCAAGGTCGTCACTGCCAAGCTCGACATCCTGTTCGAAGATCGTCACCTGCTCATCGTCAACAAACCCGCTGGTCTGTTGACCCTGGAAACCGAGGCCCGCGAAACCGACACCTTGCGCGGACGGGTCCTCAAACACCAATCCCTCCGCCGGCGCGGACGACCGTTCGTGGGGATCGTCCATCGCCTCGACCGAGAGACCTCCGGCGCGATCGCCTTGGCGTTGACTCCCGAAGCGATGAAACCTCTTCAGGCGTTGTTCCGCAGCCACGCCGTCGAACGTCGCTACCTGGCAATCGTCGCCGGCGCGGTGGCCGAGGATCACGGCGTCGTCGAGGCGGCAATTGTGAGCCGTCCCGGCGAGGTCCGCCGCCGCTTGGCTCGACCCGGCGACCCCGACGCGCGGGACGCCCTAACCCGGTTCCGCGTCCTGGAGCGGTTCGGCTGCGATGCCTCGTTGCTGGCCTGCGAACTGGAGACCGGACGCGGCCACCAAATCCGGGTCCACCTGGCATCGATCGGTCATCCCGTGTTGGGCGATCGGCTCTATGCTCCACGCAAAGACAAGCACGCTTTCCAGGGAGGCTCCGGCACCATCCTGTTCGACCGCCAGGCGCTCCACGCCGAAACCCTCGGTCTGGTCCACCCCGTCGCGGGCGGCACGGTGTGGGTCGAAGCGCCGCCGCCCGGCGACTTCCGCAAGTTGATCGCCCGCCTTCGCCACGCCAACGATCCCCAACGGCGCTCCGCTGCCCGTCACTCCGATCGTTGA
- a CDS encoding RNA polymerase sigma factor yields MDDLVTQMFTDASASAGHVPGTITRHIIRFQAGDQTALDDLLRVMLPLITRVVNQRLARRNAARHAEDLIDDIWVAIYLMLTKQRCSQLNDRENLLKLIHTIARRGDKSLIDRERRQPVSGEAIFPFLESELRPDDMAAYHRAMDKVFRELEKARQLNKIDDVDLKLLDLRLTTTLTSKEIADRVGRSTRQVQNRLNALRQRIQRILELDPEP; encoded by the coding sequence ATGGATGATCTCGTGACTCAGATGTTCACGGACGCCTCGGCTTCCGCCGGACATGTTCCCGGCACGATCACCCGCCACATCATCCGCTTTCAGGCCGGCGACCAAACCGCGCTCGACGATTTGCTCCGCGTGATGCTGCCCCTGATCACACGCGTGGTCAATCAACGCCTCGCACGACGCAATGCCGCCCGCCACGCCGAGGATTTGATCGACGACATCTGGGTGGCGATTTACCTGATGCTGACCAAACAGCGTTGTTCCCAACTCAACGACCGGGAAAATCTCCTCAAACTCATCCACACCATCGCCCGCCGGGGCGACAAATCCCTCATCGATCGGGAGCGTCGGCAACCCGTTAGCGGCGAGGCGATCTTTCCCTTCCTCGAAAGCGAGCTGCGGCCCGACGACATGGCGGCCTATCACCGCGCGATGGACAAGGTATTTCGGGAATTGGAGAAGGCCCGCCAGCTCAACAAGATTGACGACGTTGATCTCAAACTCCTCGACCTGAGACTGACCACCACCCTAACCTCTAAAGAGATCGCCGACCGGGTCGGACGCTCCACCCGTCAGGTTCAAAACCGACTCAACGCGCTAAGGCAGCGCATTCAACGCATCCTGGAACTCGATCCCGAGCCGTGA
- the galK gene encoding galactokinase — translation MTLDTDDGWRCPAVEAVNEFRRRFGGEPMGLVVAPGRVELLGNHTDYNQGPVLGCAIDRFTVIAWRPSMTDQPSERLVRVVFATLADDPDDPPMVTSAMSTLIALESPLKFGCHHAWAHGVRYLQGALATWHDTQRDADHRHRPTGFDAVITGNLPMGSGLSSSASLLCGLLGMLAELGRVGLDRPEDRLGLARLARQAEHRAVGVACGLLDPACVLLSRSDHALMLDCRDETIAYCPLIDAQTGRAPCIVLVESFESRRLAEGLYNRRRDECGRALAALVRCGHAVASLREIDADDLDALRDAPEFLADPTAWRRARHVAGEVRRVLEGADALVRGDVTTMGRLMSESHESSRSLFENSSPALDALIDAARDAPGFLGGKLTGAGWGGCVVCLVRPEQMDGFCAVLIERATRRLGRSPGLLVVRPSAGARVMSARGLTRT, via the coding sequence ATGACCTTGGACACCGACGACGGTTGGCGTTGCCCGGCGGTTGAGGCGGTGAACGAGTTCCGCCGGCGTTTTGGCGGTGAACCAATGGGTCTGGTCGTCGCGCCGGGACGGGTCGAGTTGTTGGGCAACCACACCGACTACAACCAGGGACCAGTTCTGGGCTGCGCGATCGACCGATTCACGGTGATCGCCTGGCGGCCTTCGATGACGGACCAGCCTTCCGAGCGCTTGGTCCGGGTGGTCTTCGCAACGCTGGCGGATGATCCCGACGATCCACCGATGGTTACGTCGGCGATGTCTACTCTGATCGCGCTCGAATCACCGCTTAAGTTCGGTTGCCACCACGCCTGGGCGCATGGAGTTCGATATCTCCAAGGCGCGCTGGCCACCTGGCACGACACCCAAAGGGACGCCGACCATCGCCATCGGCCCACCGGCTTCGACGCGGTCATCACCGGCAATTTGCCGATGGGATCTGGGCTTTCCTCCTCGGCCAGTTTACTCTGCGGTTTGCTAGGGATGCTGGCGGAATTGGGCCGGGTTGGCCTCGATCGCCCCGAGGATCGTCTTGGTCTCGCCCGCCTGGCACGACAAGCCGAGCATCGCGCCGTGGGTGTGGCCTGCGGCCTACTCGATCCGGCCTGCGTGCTTCTCAGCCGGTCCGATCATGCGTTGATGTTGGATTGCCGCGATGAGACGATCGCGTATTGTCCTCTGATAGACGCTCAAACGGGTCGAGCGCCGTGCATAGTTCTGGTGGAGAGCTTCGAATCGCGGCGACTGGCCGAAGGGCTGTACAACCGCCGTCGGGACGAATGCGGGCGTGCACTGGCGGCGCTGGTCCGTTGCGGGCATGCGGTGGCCAGTCTTCGGGAGATTGACGCCGACGACCTCGACGCCTTGAGGGACGCACCAGAGTTTCTCGCGGACCCGACCGCCTGGCGTCGGGCTCGTCATGTCGCCGGAGAGGTCCGCCGGGTCCTGGAGGGAGCCGACGCGCTGGTTCGTGGCGACGTGACGACAATGGGCCGGTTGATGAGCGAATCGCACGAATCCAGTCGGAGCTTGTTCGAGAATTCCTCCCCGGCGCTGGATGCGTTGATCGACGCTGCTCGGGATGCGCCGGGGTTTCTCGGTGGAAAGCTCACTGGGGCAGGTTGGGGCGGTTGCGTGGTGTGCTTGGTTCGACCCGAGCAGATGGATGGGTTCTGCGCGGTCCTGATCGAGAGGGCGACCCGTCGTCTAGGGCGATCTCCCGGTTTGCTGGTGGTGCGGCCTTCGGCAGGCGCGCGTGTCATGAGCGCGCGTGGGCTAACGCGAACCTGA
- a CDS encoding protein kinase domain-containing protein encodes MTNRNEEEFREKGLGENDPGFEPPLHRFQITTAPPSFDAPDPTARAPVSAGLDGTAGSDELWETSRRIDLSERFCEEWDRATASRHRGLGLTPRPRIEDYLEMIPLRWRPGLTLDLLTEELRLRRRDGEVPEAEDYRDRFPDYDAWIKEDCVRHRQRGLALLTGLMAWSIGLSDLERVAQAAREWKALTEGHSQEADSDGLASLEPGRSEFIPVLMRVAQFNPDDRDLLMRCVERHRRRHQDDLAACFHHFPQAGLIPPGPLHGIDSDFDSWLSHLGGRPARYQPYKLLGIGGMGEIWAARDNELRRRVVIKRLPVEKNLPHHRRWFIEGVRTHARLFEPGLIPVLDAGWFADGSPFAVFPLIRTAKTLRYEIEAFHRRLAQTHHHSGARTRNAPKEEHPDSPAARISQAATQVDQFASVRSREVGLSTPLQDCRFQSDPSKPASAAHERRNSHALPSEMSPRAHFRRLIIWFESLCRTVHYLHVQTSSTVIHRDIKPENVMIGRRGELYLIDLGISRSLRLKHDQDFGPFSGLGQAVPTLLSPTPDPTGSGEATSTPQLEHAGTFGYQPPETLHGQVDHLSPRLDVFGLGATLYHILTNRPPLLRGAFPHPIEPHVLAEAVADYLRRRAFPHPTQRFPWICPRLEAICFKAIAADPELRYQTADELADAVRRWLDDQDRLPDPDPIPIPKAGLRAVGARCSSWLGAGVLIGCLSLAVWGLRNEVVRSNADQQRLANLIPVLEARFDQGEIIDPQELHDVTALNPSRRFPLPEVSGSSVQTSTWLARCRLLVARHGLRQAQWNPGQFDDQPFIETLNEIEKTANEINVSDSSHLMTIRYALFHAWLELAQLQGWMERFNDADVSLGRAEAFCSRLHPQVRRIAELEWKRVALDCDERWRPASRVTRSWSALAAECQRAFEQTLASASTWTEELTQPPLVALAARVWSESAIRVALAMARSNRTAEISHVINRVVTALASLQESDNPSTFDHHLVSILDQLRLVAEAAHLLESGNALFDSELGRSFGIGLDGTRLTIVRERCRSCLHQPPRHPAILELLARLEVMVAASLAQRQSLTEARTWANWACRHLDLLPPSHRNALALLREEAVGIGMGGFNPR; translated from the coding sequence ATGACCAACCGTAATGAGGAGGAATTCCGCGAGAAGGGGCTCGGCGAGAACGATCCGGGGTTCGAACCGCCATTGCATCGCTTCCAGATAACGACCGCTCCGCCTTCGTTCGACGCTCCAGATCCAACGGCGCGGGCCCCTGTGAGCGCCGGGTTGGATGGGACCGCCGGCTCCGACGAGCTTTGGGAGACATCTCGACGCATCGACTTGTCTGAACGGTTCTGCGAAGAGTGGGATCGCGCTACGGCCAGCCGTCATCGTGGTCTGGGTTTGACCCCGCGGCCTCGAATTGAAGACTACCTGGAGATGATCCCCCTGCGCTGGCGGCCCGGGTTGACGCTCGACCTGCTCACCGAGGAACTGCGATTGCGTCGCCGGGACGGCGAGGTGCCCGAGGCCGAGGACTACCGGGACCGCTTTCCCGACTACGACGCCTGGATCAAAGAAGACTGCGTTCGGCATCGGCAACGCGGTCTCGCGTTGTTGACCGGATTGATGGCCTGGTCGATCGGCTTGAGCGACCTAGAGCGGGTCGCCCAGGCGGCTCGGGAGTGGAAGGCGTTGACCGAGGGACACTCCCAAGAGGCCGACTCCGACGGCTTGGCATCGTTGGAACCTGGTCGGAGCGAGTTTATCCCAGTTCTCATGCGTGTGGCGCAATTCAATCCCGATGATCGGGATTTGTTGATGCGCTGTGTCGAACGCCATCGCCGTCGCCACCAGGACGATTTGGCGGCCTGCTTCCATCATTTCCCCCAAGCCGGACTGATCCCGCCAGGGCCTCTGCACGGGATCGACTCCGATTTCGACTCCTGGTTGAGCCATTTGGGAGGTCGCCCGGCACGTTACCAACCCTACAAGCTGTTGGGAATCGGCGGCATGGGGGAAATCTGGGCTGCCCGGGACAACGAACTACGCCGCCGTGTGGTGATCAAACGGCTGCCGGTCGAGAAAAACCTGCCCCACCATCGTCGATGGTTCATCGAGGGAGTCCGAACGCACGCCCGGCTCTTCGAGCCGGGATTGATCCCGGTCCTCGACGCCGGTTGGTTTGCCGACGGCTCCCCGTTCGCGGTCTTCCCCCTGATCCGAACCGCTAAAACCTTGCGCTACGAAATCGAGGCGTTCCATCGCCGACTCGCTCAAACCCACCACCACAGCGGCGCTCGAACCCGCAACGCACCCAAGGAGGAACACCCCGATTCCCCCGCAGCCAGAATCTCCCAGGCGGCGACCCAGGTGGACCAATTCGCCTCCGTCAGGTCGAGGGAGGTCGGACTTTCCACACCTCTTCAAGACTGCCGGTTTCAATCCGATCCTTCAAAACCCGCCTCCGCTGCCCACGAACGTCGCAACTCCCACGCCTTGCCGAGCGAAATGTCCCCCCGCGCCCACTTCCGTCGCCTGATCATCTGGTTCGAATCGCTCTGCCGCACCGTTCACTATCTGCACGTTCAAACCAGTTCGACCGTAATTCACCGCGACATCAAGCCCGAGAACGTCATGATCGGGCGGCGCGGTGAATTGTACCTGATCGACCTGGGAATCAGCCGCTCGCTCCGACTCAAACACGATCAGGACTTTGGACCATTCAGCGGTCTGGGGCAGGCCGTGCCTACCTTGCTGAGCCCCACCCCGGATCCCACGGGCAGCGGTGAGGCCACCTCAACCCCTCAACTCGAACACGCCGGCACTTTCGGATACCAACCCCCGGAGACCCTTCACGGACAGGTCGATCATCTCTCGCCCCGGTTGGACGTGTTTGGTTTGGGAGCCACGCTTTATCACATCTTGACTAATCGTCCCCCGTTGCTTCGCGGGGCGTTCCCCCATCCGATCGAACCCCACGTTCTTGCTGAGGCGGTGGCCGACTACCTGCGCCGTCGGGCGTTTCCACATCCCACCCAGCGTTTTCCCTGGATCTGTCCGCGTCTGGAGGCGATCTGCTTCAAGGCGATCGCCGCCGATCCCGAACTCCGGTACCAAACCGCCGACGAATTGGCTGATGCCGTCCGGCGGTGGTTGGACGACCAGGATCGCCTTCCCGACCCCGACCCCATCCCCATCCCCAAGGCCGGTCTACGAGCCGTGGGGGCCCGTTGCTCATCCTGGCTTGGCGCAGGAGTGCTGATCGGTTGCCTCAGCCTGGCCGTTTGGGGACTGCGCAATGAGGTCGTCCGCTCCAACGCCGACCAACAACGTCTCGCCAACCTAATCCCGGTCCTTGAAGCTCGGTTCGACCAAGGTGAAATAATTGACCCTCAAGAACTCCACGACGTGACCGCCCTCAACCCCTCCCGGAGATTCCCCCTCCCGGAGGTTTCTGGTTCAAGCGTTCAGACTTCAACATGGTTGGCGCGCTGTCGGTTGCTTGTCGCCAGACACGGGTTGAGACAAGCTCAATGGAATCCTGGCCAGTTTGACGACCAGCCCTTCATCGAAACCTTGAACGAGATCGAGAAGACGGCTAATGAAATCAACGTTTCCGATTCTTCCCATCTTATGACCATTCGATATGCGTTGTTTCATGCTTGGTTGGAGTTGGCCCAGCTCCAAGGTTGGATGGAGCGGTTTAATGATGCCGATGTGTCGCTGGGCCGAGCGGAAGCATTCTGCTCCCGACTTCATCCCCAGGTTCGTCGGATTGCCGAATTGGAATGGAAACGGGTCGCTCTCGATTGCGACGAGCGGTGGCGGCCCGCTTCGCGGGTGACCAGGTCTTGGAGCGCGCTTGCTGCCGAGTGTCAACGCGCTTTTGAACAGACGCTCGCCTCTGCCTCCACTTGGACGGAGGAACTGACCCAACCTCCCCTGGTGGCGTTGGCGGCCCGGGTTTGGTCCGAGTCGGCCATTCGGGTGGCTCTTGCGATGGCTCGCTCCAACCGAACCGCCGAAATTTCCCACGTCATCAATCGCGTTGTGACGGCGTTGGCGAGCCTTCAAGAGTCGGACAATCCTTCGACATTCGATCACCATCTCGTTTCTATCCTTGACCAACTGCGATTGGTTGCCGAGGCCGCTCATCTGCTGGAGTCAGGAAACGCGCTGTTTGATTCCGAACTCGGGCGTTCCTTCGGGATTGGTTTGGATGGCACACGTCTGACAATCGTGCGGGAGCGGTGTCGATCCTGTCTGCATCAACCTCCCCGTCATCCCGCCATTCTGGAGTTGCTCGCCCGCTTGGAGGTGATGGTTGCCGCCTCGCTGGCCCAACGCCAATCCCTAACCGAAGCGCGAACCTGGGCCAATTGGGCGTGTCGTCATCTCGACCTGCTACCTCCATCCCATCGCAACGCTCTTGCCTTGCTGCGCGAGGAGGCGGTTGGCATTGGGATGGGCGGGTTCAACCCACGTTGA